One window from the genome of Candidatus Synechococcus calcipolaris G9 encodes:
- the gyrB gene encoding DNA topoisomerase (ATP-hydrolyzing) subunit B has protein sequence MTGEYSSAQLRVLKGLEPVRTRPGMYIGSTGPKGLHHLVYEVVDNSVDEALAGHCNNVLVQINADGSVTVQDDGRGIPTDIHPDTGVSGVETVMTVLHAGGKFGDGGYKVSGGLHGVGVSVVNALSEWLEVTVWRNQKIYHQRYERGVPLGILESTPDSESRRGTAITFFPDRQIFTDTIVFESKILVNRIRELAYLNAGIRVHFKDCRPESPLDETFCYEGGIQEYIQYMIQDKDPLHPEIIFVQGEKNDVQVEAALQWCSDAYSENLMGFANNIRTIDGGTHLEGLKAVLTRTLNTIGRKRNKIKENDSNLAGENIREGLTAIISVKVPNPEFEGQTKTKLGNTEVRGIVDSIVGETLTEYLDFRPNVADSILEKAIQAFNAAEAARRAREMVRRKSVLESSTLPGKLADCSSRIPAESEIFIVEGDSAGGCFAGNTQVALADGRHLSFLELIQEQVDGKEHFGYTIRDDGTIGIERLINVRRTKTNAKVIKITLDNGQQLICTPDHRFMLRNGNYKAAADLTPSDSLMPLYRKLSRTQEPGITIDGYEMVWSPRSDRWLFTHLVADWHNRWQGVYTLSAGEHCHHIDFNKRNNDPTNLVRLTAEDHLALHRQHISKTLHRDEVKQKCRQIRQSDDFRHSMSLRMKEPATRARLSENAKLQWQDPEYKAYMKAQWQNFYENNPDYQKLNNEVLNQAQRQYWSHSEHRSEQAERVRQYFESHPQVRQDYSKKAVEQWQDENLRQWRQQKTKEQWTPEFRAKRRKALQKTYYSKTLAALKKIEFEQGFVDLDAYQAFRCESKDRSLLRFDSFCQRYFNGDQQLAEEAVKNYNHRILDIEFLDEPIDVYDLEVPHTHNFALASGVFVHNSAKQGRDRRFQAILPLRGKILNIEKTDDARIYKNNEIHALITALGLGIKGEDFDSNQLRYHRIVVMTDADVDGAHIRTLLLTFFYRYQRDIIDQGFVYIACPPLYKLERGRQHFYCYNDRQLQEHIASFPANANYTIQRFKGLGEMMPQQLWDTTMNPETRMMKRVEIDDAAEADRIFTILMGDRVAPRREFIETYGPQLALANLDI, from the coding sequence ATGACCGGCGAATATTCCTCCGCCCAACTTCGTGTCCTCAAAGGACTGGAACCGGTGCGTACCCGGCCCGGTATGTACATTGGTAGTACGGGCCCCAAGGGTCTCCATCATCTAGTGTACGAGGTGGTGGACAATTCCGTCGATGAAGCCCTCGCAGGCCACTGTAATAATGTACTCGTGCAAATCAATGCCGATGGATCCGTCACAGTTCAGGATGATGGTCGCGGCATTCCCACGGATATTCACCCCGATACAGGGGTGTCTGGGGTTGAAACGGTGATGACCGTTCTCCATGCCGGCGGTAAATTTGGGGATGGGGGCTACAAAGTCTCCGGGGGACTGCACGGCGTGGGTGTTTCCGTCGTCAATGCCCTCTCCGAATGGTTAGAAGTCACCGTTTGGCGGAATCAAAAGATTTATCATCAACGCTATGAACGGGGCGTTCCCCTAGGAATACTCGAAAGTACCCCCGATAGTGAGTCGCGCCGAGGCACCGCCATCACCTTTTTCCCCGATCGCCAGATCTTTACCGATACCATTGTCTTTGAGTCCAAGATTTTAGTGAATCGCATCCGCGAGTTAGCCTATCTGAATGCGGGTATTCGTGTTCATTTCAAAGACTGTCGCCCGGAAAGCCCCCTAGATGAAACCTTTTGCTATGAGGGGGGGATTCAGGAATACATCCAGTACATGATCCAGGATAAGGATCCCCTCCATCCAGAAATTATTTTTGTTCAGGGTGAGAAGAATGATGTCCAGGTAGAAGCGGCATTGCAGTGGTGTTCCGATGCCTATAGTGAAAACCTGATGGGCTTTGCCAATAATATTCGTACCATTGATGGTGGAACCCACCTAGAGGGGTTGAAAGCAGTTTTGACCCGCACTCTCAATACCATTGGGCGCAAGCGCAACAAGATCAAGGAAAATGACTCCAATCTTGCTGGTGAGAATATCCGGGAAGGGCTAACAGCGATTATTTCCGTAAAGGTTCCTAATCCTGAATTTGAAGGACAGACAAAAACAAAGCTGGGCAATACCGAAGTTCGAGGCATTGTAGACTCCATTGTCGGCGAAACCCTAACGGAATATTTAGATTTTCGTCCCAATGTTGCCGATAGTATTCTAGAAAAAGCGATTCAGGCCTTTAATGCGGCGGAGGCGGCTCGCCGGGCCCGGGAAATGGTACGGCGCAAGTCGGTTTTAGAATCGTCTACATTGCCCGGTAAATTAGCCGATTGTAGCTCCCGAATTCCGGCAGAGTCAGAAATTTTCATCGTGGAAGGCGATTCTGCTGGTGGCTGCTTTGCCGGAAATACCCAGGTTGCCTTAGCCGATGGTCGTCATCTGAGTTTCTTAGAGTTAATTCAAGAGCAGGTGGATGGTAAGGAGCATTTCGGATATACGATTCGGGATGATGGCACGATTGGGATTGAACGGTTGATCAATGTGCGCCGCACAAAAACCAATGCCAAAGTGATCAAAATAACCCTGGACAATGGTCAGCAGCTTATTTGTACCCCTGACCATCGCTTCATGCTACGGAATGGCAACTACAAAGCGGCCGCTGATCTTACGCCCTCTGATTCATTAATGCCACTGTATCGGAAACTATCCCGTACCCAGGAGCCAGGAATTACCATTGATGGTTATGAAATGGTTTGGAGTCCGCGCTCTGATCGCTGGCTATTTACTCACTTAGTTGCAGATTGGCATAATCGCTGGCAAGGAGTTTATACCTTATCTGCGGGTGAACATTGCCATCACATTGATTTCAATAAGCGAAATAATGATCCAACAAATCTAGTTCGCTTAACGGCTGAAGATCATTTGGCTTTACATCGTCAGCATATTTCAAAAACGCTCCACCGAGATGAGGTGAAACAGAAGTGTCGGCAGATTCGCCAAAGTGATGATTTTCGTCACAGTATGAGTTTAAGGATGAAAGAGCCAGCCACACGAGCACGCTTATCGGAGAATGCAAAGCTTCAGTGGCAAGATCCGGAATATAAGGCCTACATGAAAGCGCAGTGGCAGAACTTTTATGAGAATAATCCTGATTATCAAAAACTAAATAATGAAGTATTAAACCAAGCGCAGCGTCAATATTGGAGTCATTCAGAACATCGCTCAGAGCAGGCAGAGCGTGTCAGGCAGTATTTTGAATCCCATCCCCAAGTACGCCAAGACTATTCTAAGAAAGCGGTTGAGCAATGGCAGGATGAAAACCTACGCCAATGGCGACAACAGAAGACTAAGGAACAGTGGACTCCTGAGTTTCGCGCAAAGCGGCGCAAGGCACTTCAAAAAACCTATTATTCTAAAACCTTGGCCGCGCTCAAGAAGATTGAATTTGAACAGGGTTTTGTAGATTTGGATGCCTATCAAGCATTCCGATGTGAGAGTAAAGATAGGTCTCTGCTCCGTTTTGATAGCTTCTGTCAGCGTTACTTTAATGGAGATCAACAATTAGCCGAGGAAGCCGTCAAGAATTATAATCACCGCATTCTGGATATTGAATTTCTGGATGAGCCGATAGATGTTTATGATCTGGAGGTTCCCCACACCCATAACTTTGCCTTAGCCAGTGGGGTATTTGTTCATAATAGTGCGAAGCAGGGTCGCGATCGCCGTTTCCAGGCAATTTTGCCGCTGCGGGGTAAAATTCTCAATATTGAAAAAACTGATGATGCCAGGATTTATAAAAACAATGAAATTCATGCCCTGATCACCGCCCTAGGCTTAGGTATTAAGGGAGAAGATTTTGACTCTAACCAACTGCGCTATCATCGCATTGTTGTTATGACCGATGCCGATGTGGATGGGGCCCATATCCGTACCCTTTTGCTCACCTTTTTTTACCGCTATCAACGGGACATTATTGACCAGGGTTTTGTGTATATTGCTTGCCCACCCTTATATAAACTGGAGCGGGGACGGCAGCATTTTTATTGCTATAACGATCGCCAACTCCAAGAGCACATTGCCAGTTTTCCTGCAAATGCCAACTACACCATTCAACGGTTTAAGGGTTTAGGGGAAATGATGCCCCAGCAACTTTGGGATACCACCATGAACCCAGAAACACGGATGATGAAGCGGGTCGAAATTGACGATGCCGCCGAAGCCGATCGCATTTTTACGATTCTCATGGGCGATCGGGTTGCCCCCCGCCGAGAATTTATTGAAACCTATGGCCCCCAACTCGCCCTAGCCAACTTAGATATTTAA
- the miaA gene encoding tRNA (adenosine(37)-N6)-dimethylallyltransferase MiaA, which translates to MEPGLIVIGGATATGKTRLAIALAQACHTVILNADSRQVYRGLDIGTAKPSPQEQQQVPHYLLDLCPPDRTFTLADYQTQAQDLITTLHGQGITPILVGGTGLYIRSITQGLGIPRVPPHPVLRSQLSALGQDLIYQWLGNIDPAATQRIHPHDRVRTLRALEVYYVTGEPLTRQQRAYPPAYRIDYFYLEPPPLDIYRQILHQRTEQMLEMGWLTEIQNLGATYGRDLPLLSTLGYREMGQYLWGDLSLNEAIAATVNHTRQFGKRQCTWFRSETRAIALGWPSDVRVLLDHLKTSGTLAQN; encoded by the coding sequence ATGGAACCGGGGTTAATTGTCATTGGTGGAGCTACAGCCACGGGCAAGACTCGTTTGGCGATCGCCCTGGCCCAGGCCTGTCATACGGTTATTTTGAATGCCGATTCCCGCCAAGTCTACCGGGGACTAGATATTGGCACGGCCAAGCCTTCACCCCAGGAGCAGCAGCAGGTTCCCCATTACCTTTTAGATCTGTGTCCACCGGATCGTACCTTTACCCTGGCGGATTATCAAACCCAGGCCCAGGACTTGATCACCACCTTACATGGCCAGGGAATTACGCCTATTTTAGTCGGTGGTACCGGCCTCTATATCCGCTCCATTACCCAAGGGTTGGGCATTCCTCGTGTGCCTCCCCACCCTGTCCTGCGATCGCAGTTATCGGCCCTGGGTCAAGATTTGATTTATCAATGGTTAGGCAACATTGATCCAGCGGCAACCCAACGGATTCACCCCCACGATCGGGTGCGTACTTTACGGGCCCTAGAAGTCTACTATGTCACCGGGGAACCGCTAACCCGTCAGCAAAGGGCTTATCCCCCCGCCTACCGGATTGATTATTTTTATCTGGAGCCGCCTCCCTTGGACATCTATCGCCAGATACTGCATCAACGAACGGAGCAGATGCTTGAGATGGGTTGGTTGACAGAAATTCAAAACCTAGGGGCCACCTACGGCCGGGATTTACCGCTACTGAGCACCCTGGGCTATCGGGAAATGGGGCAATATCTCTGGGGTGATCTTTCCTTGAATGAGGCGATCGCGGCGACTGTTAACCACACCCGTCAATTTGGTAAACGTCAATGTACCTGGTTTCGCTCTGAGACCCGGGCGATCGCCCTAGGATGGCCCAGCGATGTCAGAGTCCTCCTTGACCACCTGAAAACGTCTGGAACATTAGCTCAAAATTAA
- a CDS encoding amino acid ABC transporter permease yields MPVGCHDQIAMIKSSALPPAVVALTLRQWLRKNLFSGPLNSLLTLGCLLLIAWGGGNLLHWSFGVAQWGVIQENFPRFFVGRYPQDQWWRLGVLLVLILGTVATALWAHQKRRLGSILLALPFISAIALWLIGGGLGLATVPTSLWNGLLLTLLVSFSSTVLAFPLGVALAVARQRQELPILQLLSTGYIELVRGLPLIGILFMAQIMVPLVLPQGWQWDRLLRAIAGLVLFNAAYLAENVRGGLQAIPKGQTEAAQSLGLNPLLTLGLVVLPQALRIAIPAIAGQFIALFKDTALLSLFALLELTGIARSVLAQPQFLGRYNEVYLFIGMIYWLFCFGLSRMSRRLE; encoded by the coding sequence ATGCCCGTTGGCTGCCATGATCAAATCGCCATGATCAAATCTAGTGCCTTACCTCCCGCTGTTGTTGCCCTTACCCTTCGCCAATGGTTGCGGAAAAATCTATTCAGTGGCCCCCTAAATTCCCTCCTAACCCTGGGGTGTTTACTGCTCATTGCTTGGGGTGGGGGCAATCTGCTCCACTGGAGTTTCGGGGTAGCCCAGTGGGGGGTGATTCAGGAGAATTTTCCCCGCTTTTTTGTGGGCCGCTATCCCCAGGATCAATGGTGGCGATTGGGGGTACTCCTCGTTCTCATTTTGGGCACGGTGGCTACCGCTCTTTGGGCCCATCAAAAACGGCGGTTAGGTTCCATTCTTTTGGCGTTACCGTTTATTTCGGCGATCGCCCTGTGGCTCATTGGTGGTGGTTTGGGCTTGGCAACGGTGCCCACCAGTCTTTGGAATGGTTTATTGCTGACCCTATTAGTTTCCTTTAGCAGTACGGTATTGGCCTTTCCCCTGGGGGTGGCCTTGGCCGTGGCCCGCCAACGTCAGGAGTTACCCATTCTGCAACTTTTAAGTACGGGCTATATTGAACTGGTGCGGGGTCTCCCCTTGATTGGCATTTTATTTATGGCCCAAATTATGGTTCCCCTTGTCTTGCCCCAGGGGTGGCAATGGGATCGGCTCCTGCGGGCGATCGCCGGGTTGGTGTTATTTAATGCGGCCTATCTGGCGGAAAATGTGCGAGGGGGATTACAGGCCATTCCTAAGGGACAGACGGAAGCCGCCCAGTCTCTAGGCTTAAATCCGCTACTGACCTTAGGTTTAGTGGTTTTACCCCAGGCCCTACGGATTGCCATTCCGGCGATCGCTGGTCAGTTTATTGCCCTCTTTAAGGACACAGCCCTCTTGTCCCTTTTTGCCCTCTTAGAACTGACGGGTATTGCCCGCTCTGTTTTGGCCCAACCCCAGTTTTTAGGTCGATACAACGAAGTGTATTTATTTATTGGCATGATCTACTGGCTATTTTGCTTTGGTCTCTCACGCATGAGTCGCCGTCTGGAATAA
- a CDS encoding 5-(carboxyamino)imidazole ribonucleotide synthase, with protein sequence MTRQIGVIGGGQLAQMLGQAAQSLDLDLIVQTPQSTDPAVSVAHEVIYAPLDDIHATAQLAEACEVITFENEFIDLNALSALAIQGVRFYPDLSTLAPLLDKYQQRCYLQELGLPVPEFSLFRGQSLPKDCLFPFVLKSRRHGYDGQGTFIIRDEKDWQAFAWEHPPSQFYLMEACVSFDKELAIIAARSPKGDIALYPIVETQQENQVCRRVIAPADISEAIASEIYGMTDKLLKSLEAVGVFGIEFFLVDQQVLINEVAPRTHNSGHYTLDACTTSQFQQHLRAITEQPLGETTLTANGAVMVNLLGYAAPEGITIDYEQKCNELAKIPNAHLHWYGKNQAYPGRKLGHITVLLETQAQAQEVIQAIEELWYSP encoded by the coding sequence GTGACCCGACAGATTGGTGTCATTGGTGGTGGACAGTTAGCCCAAATGTTAGGGCAGGCGGCTCAGTCGCTGGATTTAGACCTAATAGTTCAAACACCCCAGAGTACGGATCCAGCGGTTTCCGTTGCCCATGAGGTTATTTATGCTCCCTTAGATGATATTCACGCTACGGCTCAACTCGCGGAAGCCTGTGAAGTCATTACCTTTGAAAATGAGTTCATTGATCTCAACGCCCTCAGTGCCCTAGCAATACAGGGGGTTCGTTTTTATCCCGATCTATCCACCCTGGCCCCCCTTTTGGATAAGTACCAACAACGGTGTTACCTCCAAGAGTTGGGCTTGCCCGTGCCGGAGTTTTCCCTATTTCGGGGCCAATCTCTACCTAAAGACTGTCTATTTCCCTTTGTCCTGAAGTCCCGCCGCCATGGTTACGATGGTCAGGGCACCTTTATTATCCGGGATGAGAAGGATTGGCAGGCCTTTGCCTGGGAACATCCCCCCTCCCAGTTTTATTTGATGGAGGCCTGTGTTTCCTTTGATAAGGAACTGGCGATAATTGCGGCTCGTTCCCCGAAGGGGGATATTGCCCTTTATCCGATTGTAGAAACCCAGCAGGAAAATCAAGTTTGTCGGCGGGTGATTGCGCCTGCGGATATTTCGGAGGCGATCGCCAGTGAAATTTATGGGATGACCGATAAACTTTTGAAGAGCCTTGAAGCGGTGGGCGTGTTTGGCATTGAATTTTTCCTGGTGGATCAGCAGGTGTTAATCAATGAAGTGGCCCCCCGTACTCATAATTCAGGTCACTATACCCTGGATGCCTGTACCACCAGTCAGTTTCAGCAGCATTTACGGGCAATTACGGAGCAACCCTTAGGGGAAACTACTCTGACGGCAAACGGGGCGGTGATGGTCAATCTCTTGGGCTATGCTGCGCCGGAGGGCATCACCATTGACTATGAACAAAAATGTAATGAACTGGCTAAAATTCCTAATGCCCATCTGCACTGGTATGGTAAGAACCAGGCCTACCCCGGCCGGAAACTAGGGCATATTACGGTGCTGCTTGAGACCCAAGCCCAGGCCCAAGAAGTGATTCAAGCCATTGAGGAGCTCTGGTACAGCCCCTAA
- a CDS encoding type II toxin-antitoxin system YhaV family toxin — protein sequence MFAHPLFLEQFEELVAQVEHLRHKDSKNYKKKNATKRLAAIVKLAFDIIPQDPTRSEYRQGATLGDDYKHWFRAKFFQQYRLFFRYHQASKIILLAWVNDENSKRSYESNTDAYRVFRKMLESGHPPDDWNDLFNEAKYAMNRLQKAVETEI from the coding sequence ATATTTGCTCATCCCCTATTCCTTGAACAGTTTGAAGAACTTGTGGCCCAGGTTGAACATCTGCGTCATAAGGATTCTAAGAACTATAAAAAGAAAAATGCTACAAAGCGTCTAGCTGCGATCGTAAAGTTGGCCTTTGATATTATTCCTCAAGATCCAACTCGTAGTGAGTATCGACAGGGGGCGACGCTTGGAGATGATTACAAGCACTGGTTTAGAGCTAAATTTTTTCAGCAATACCGACTATTTTTCCGATACCATCAAGCGAGTAAAATCATTCTCCTCGCTTGGGTCAATGACGAAAACTCTAAGCGATCCTATGAGAGTAATACAGACGCTTATAGAGTTTTTAGGAAAATGCTAGAGAGTGGTCATCCTCCAGATGATTGGAACGACTTATTCAACGAGGCAAAGTATGCAATGAACCGTTTACAGAAAGCTGTTGAAACCGAAATTTAA
- a CDS encoding type II toxin-antitoxin system PrlF family antitoxin — protein sequence MATTSAPLPESTLTDRYQTTVPDPVRKALGLNKRDKICYTIEPDGKVWISRAESTKSDPVLGEFLNFLARDMEKHPQQLQVLSSSLVSHVQSLVAGIDLDLEAPLSDEDE from the coding sequence ATGGCTACAACGTCAGCCCCACTTCCAGAATCTACCCTTACTGACCGTTACCAGACGACAGTCCCCGATCCTGTTCGCAAAGCTCTTGGCTTGAATAAGCGCGATAAAATTTGCTATACCATAGAGCCTGACGGTAAAGTATGGATCTCGCGGGCTGAGTCAACAAAAAGTGATCCAGTGCTTGGGGAATTTCTGAATTTTCTCGCACGGGATATGGAAAAACACCCTCAACAATTACAAGTGTTGAGTTCTAGCCTAGTCAGCCATGTTCAATCCCTAGTCGCTGGTATTGATCTCGATCTTGAGGCACCACTCTCGGATGAGGACGAATAA
- a CDS encoding trypsin-like peptidase domain-containing protein, giving the protein MNDSQLSSMVKGISVGVIGLTLLGCQGQFPELGDLTSNVDESPSLPAIVSGDGSPNNFIAQVVESVGPAVVSIDAARTAPEGNRPFNPWMEPDAPIQQGKGSGFVFSSDGKVLTNAHVVEGASQVRVTLPDGRQFDGEVLGADSLTDIAVIQIPADNLPTPPIGNADTLFPGEWAIAIGNPLGLSNTVTAGIISATGRSSNEIGATDKRVNFIQTDAAINPGNSGGPLLNQQGQVIGVNTAVIARAQGLGFAIPINTAQRVANQIIEQGRALHLYLGIRMVGLNKTLREQINQENPQWQITQEQGTLIVGVIPNSPAARAGLQPGDWVAKINDVNQPNPQQIQGIVESTRLGEKISLEIKRQQQNLTFSVEPSELSE; this is encoded by the coding sequence GTGAATGATTCTCAACTAAGTTCTATGGTCAAGGGTATTAGCGTGGGGGTGATTGGATTAACCCTTCTGGGTTGTCAGGGTCAATTTCCAGAGCTAGGTGATCTTACCTCCAATGTTGACGAATCCCCTTCCCTACCGGCGATCGTCTCTGGGGATGGCTCTCCCAATAACTTCATTGCCCAAGTGGTAGAAAGCGTTGGCCCAGCGGTGGTGAGTATTGATGCGGCGCGAACTGCTCCCGAGGGTAATCGCCCCTTTAATCCCTGGATGGAGCCGGATGCCCCAATTCAACAGGGAAAAGGGTCTGGGTTTGTTTTTTCCTCTGATGGTAAAGTCCTCACCAATGCCCATGTGGTTGAAGGAGCCAGCCAAGTGCGGGTCACATTGCCCGATGGCCGCCAGTTTGATGGTGAAGTGCTAGGGGCCGATTCCTTGACGGATATTGCAGTGATTCAAATTCCGGCGGATAATTTACCCACACCACCCATTGGCAATGCTGATACCTTGTTTCCAGGGGAATGGGCGATCGCCATTGGTAATCCCTTGGGCTTGAGTAACACAGTAACCGCCGGCATTATTAGTGCCACTGGCCGCTCCAGTAATGAAATTGGTGCCACAGACAAGCGCGTCAACTTTATCCAAACCGATGCGGCGATCAACCCTGGTAATTCCGGCGGCCCCCTTCTAAACCAACAGGGCCAAGTGATTGGTGTCAATACAGCCGTCATTGCCCGGGCCCAAGGACTCGGCTTTGCCATTCCCATTAATACTGCCCAACGGGTAGCCAACCAAATTATTGAACAGGGCAGAGCATTGCACCTCTACCTGGGCATTCGCATGGTCGGGCTTAACAAAACGCTGCGGGAGCAGATCAACCAGGAAAATCCCCAGTGGCAGATTACCCAGGAACAAGGCACATTAATTGTGGGTGTGATTCCTAACTCTCCAGCGGCCCGGGCCGGGCTGCAACCAGGGGATTGGGTTGCCAAAATCAATGATGTCAACCAGCCAAACCCCCAACAAATTCAAGGCATTGTTGAATCAACCCGTCTGGGGGAAAAAATCAGTCTGGAGATCAAGCGGCAGCAACAAAATCTGACCTTTAGCGTGGAGCCATCGGAGCTTTCTGAGTGA
- a CDS encoding chromophore lyase CpcT/CpeT, giving the protein MTHATDISTLARWMAADFSNQEQAFENPPFYAHIRVCMRPLPKGIVAGVGLYVEQAYDYLLTMPYRSRVLELVRDQDQILIKNYTIKDEKRFYGASRDRQHLANIKANDLVLLPGCNMITRWTGHSFRGEVEPGKACKVVRKGQETYLDSTFEIDSERFISHDRGRDPITDEHLWGSVAGPFYFVRWASFADEVEGT; this is encoded by the coding sequence ATGACCCACGCGACTGATATTTCGACCCTAGCCCGCTGGATGGCAGCAGATTTTAGCAATCAAGAGCAGGCCTTTGAAAATCCCCCCTTTTATGCCCACATTCGCGTTTGTATGCGTCCCTTGCCTAAGGGCATTGTAGCGGGAGTCGGCCTTTACGTTGAGCAGGCCTATGACTATCTTTTAACGATGCCCTACCGCAGCCGTGTTTTGGAACTAGTGAGGGATCAGGATCAGATTTTAATAAAAAACTACACCATCAAGGATGAAAAACGGTTTTACGGTGCCTCCCGCGATCGCCAGCACCTGGCCAATATCAAGGCCAATGACTTAGTACTGTTACCCGGTTGTAATATGATCACCCGCTGGACGGGCCATAGTTTTCGTGGCGAAGTGGAGCCTGGAAAGGCTTGCAAGGTTGTTCGTAAAGGCCAAGAGACCTACCTGGATAGCACCTTTGAAATTGATTCTGAAAGATTTATCAGCCACGATCGCGGCAGAGACCCCATTACCGATGAGCATCTCTGGGGATCCGTGGCTGGCCCCTTTTATTTTGTTCGCTGGGCAAGTTTTGCCGACGAAGTAGAGGGGACTTAA
- the pstB gene encoding phosphate ABC transporter ATP-binding protein PstB gives MTNSSASTPPISSLQTVMEVNNASIFYGTFKAVRDVSLDIYANKVTALIGPSGCGKSTLLRCLNRMNDLVPGARVEGQITYHGKNLYDKDVDPVEVRRRIGMVFQKPNPFPKSIYDNVVFGARVNKYKGNLDELVETSLRQAAIWDEVKDKLKQSGLSLSGGQQQRLCIARTIATRPDVILMDEPCSALDPISTLRVEELIQELKKEFTIVIVTHNMQQATRVSDRTAFFNAEATTKGNRAGYLVECNDTNVVFNNPKEQVTMDYVSGRFG, from the coding sequence ATGACTAATAGTTCAGCTAGTACACCACCCATTTCTAGCCTTCAGACCGTAATGGAAGTGAACAATGCTTCTATCTTTTACGGAACCTTCAAGGCCGTGCGGGATGTTTCTCTGGACATCTACGCCAATAAAGTGACTGCCCTCATCGGCCCCTCCGGTTGTGGCAAAAGCACCCTTCTGCGTTGTTTGAATCGGATGAACGATCTGGTTCCGGGGGCGCGAGTGGAGGGGCAAATTACTTACCACGGTAAAAATCTCTATGACAAAGACGTTGATCCGGTGGAAGTGCGTCGCCGCATTGGTATGGTGTTCCAAAAGCCCAATCCTTTTCCCAAGTCCATTTACGATAACGTTGTCTTTGGGGCGCGGGTGAACAAGTACAAGGGCAACCTGGATGAGTTGGTGGAAACCTCTCTGCGGCAAGCGGCGATCTGGGACGAGGTGAAAGATAAACTCAAGCAAAGTGGTCTATCCCTTTCCGGTGGTCAGCAACAGCGGCTCTGTATTGCCCGCACCATTGCCACCCGGCCCGATGTCATCTTGATGGATGAACCTTGCTCGGCCCTTGACCCCATTTCTACTTTGCGGGTGGAGGAGTTGATCCAAGAACTCAAGAAAGAATTCACAATTGTGATTGTCACCCATAATATGCAGCAGGCCACCCGGGTCAGCGATCGCACCGCCTTCTTTAATGCGGAGGCTACCACCAAAGGGAATCGGGCCGGCTACTTAGTCGAGTGTAATGATACCAATGTGGTCTTTAATAATCCCAAGGAGCAGGTCACCATGGATTATGTTAGTGGTCGTTTTGGCTAG